One stretch of Natronobacterium gregoryi SP2 DNA includes these proteins:
- a CDS encoding DUF547 domain-containing protein has product MSTQIDPLSLSGDLLYAVKTGAEVAGGDTARLRERLATLERSRLARALSSRERKLAFWLNCYNAYAQLRLEEEPGILEGGLLDRWKFVGKDRIPVAGCWLSLNDIEHGLLRSSKHPWGLGYLPRPFPSSFEREFRLEGCDPRIHFALCRGSENSPPIAIYSPADVDAELDIAIEWFLEESVEYDSDADVASIPRFFRRYRGDFGGKRGIVEFLRRYNAVPDDATPSLEYEASDRAPDFDLDLELDELRP; this is encoded by the coding sequence ATGTCCACCCAGATCGACCCGCTCTCCCTGTCCGGTGATCTGCTCTATGCAGTCAAGACCGGAGCCGAGGTAGCGGGGGGCGACACCGCTCGGTTGCGTGAGCGACTCGCAACGCTCGAGCGGTCTCGCCTGGCCCGGGCACTGTCCAGTCGGGAGCGGAAGCTGGCGTTCTGGCTCAACTGTTACAACGCCTACGCACAACTTCGCCTCGAAGAGGAGCCGGGGATACTCGAGGGTGGGCTTCTCGATCGCTGGAAGTTCGTCGGCAAGGACCGGATTCCGGTCGCCGGCTGCTGGCTGAGTCTCAACGACATCGAACACGGACTCTTGCGGAGTTCGAAGCATCCATGGGGCCTTGGCTACCTGCCGCGGCCGTTTCCCTCCTCGTTCGAACGAGAGTTTCGACTCGAGGGCTGTGATCCACGGATTCACTTCGCACTCTGTCGAGGCTCCGAGAACAGTCCGCCGATCGCGATCTACTCGCCGGCAGACGTCGATGCAGAACTCGACATCGCAATCGAATGGTTTCTCGAAGAGAGCGTCGAGTACGACTCCGACGCCGACGTCGCGTCGATTCCGCGCTTTTTCCGCCGGTACCGCGGAGACTTCGGCGGCAAACGCGGCATCGTCGAGTTCCTCCGGCGGTACAATGCAGTGCCCGACGACGCGACGCCGTCGCTCGAGTACGAAGCCTCCGACCGGGCACCCGACTTCGACCTCGACCTCGAGTTAGACGAGTTGCGGCCGTAG
- a CDS encoding AI-2E family transporter, with protein sequence MNLSRGYLVALFVVFAYLSWQLIDPFLQYVLAAVLVAFLLSPIQRRLEQSLSKTIVALALVALALVGFIVPFALVAFVVADDAANILQEVEPEALRLTEIEDAIDEELGVTVDITEAIVDSAEQIGTIMLEQTTAWLEVLTHTLIGIGLALFLLFYLLKDGDVLLDWVRQTTPLPDDVQDDLYDELEEVTWAVLAGHVLIAVVEGVIAGLGLFATGIPNAAFWTFVMVIFSLIPLIGAFIVWGPAVAYLFATGEPVLALGLAVYSAIVVGVADDYLRPIVVDRYAEISPAVIILGVLGGIYAFGIMGLFFGPVVVGALIATLSVIDDHYERLEGGTGTEY encoded by the coding sequence GTGAATCTCAGCAGGGGTTATCTCGTCGCGCTTTTCGTCGTCTTCGCGTACCTCTCGTGGCAACTCATCGATCCGTTCCTCCAGTACGTTCTCGCTGCAGTGCTGGTTGCGTTTTTGCTCTCTCCGATCCAGCGACGGCTCGAGCAGTCTCTCTCGAAGACGATCGTCGCGCTCGCGCTGGTCGCGCTCGCGCTCGTCGGCTTCATCGTCCCGTTCGCGCTCGTCGCCTTCGTCGTCGCGGACGACGCCGCGAACATCCTCCAAGAGGTCGAACCGGAAGCGCTCCGGCTGACCGAGATCGAGGACGCCATCGACGAGGAACTCGGAGTCACCGTCGACATCACGGAAGCGATCGTCGACTCCGCCGAACAGATCGGGACGATCATGCTCGAGCAGACGACGGCGTGGTTAGAAGTCCTCACCCACACCCTGATCGGCATCGGGCTAGCACTGTTCCTGCTGTTCTATCTGCTCAAAGACGGCGACGTGTTGCTGGACTGGGTACGACAGACGACGCCGCTGCCTGACGACGTCCAGGACGACCTCTACGACGAACTCGAGGAAGTTACCTGGGCAGTCCTCGCCGGTCACGTCCTGATCGCGGTCGTCGAGGGGGTGATCGCGGGACTGGGGCTGTTCGCGACGGGGATTCCCAACGCCGCGTTTTGGACGTTCGTCATGGTCATCTTCTCGTTGATACCGCTGATCGGCGCGTTCATCGTCTGGGGACCGGCTGTCGCCTATCTCTTCGCGACCGGTGAACCCGTCCTCGCGCTCGGTCTGGCCGTGTACAGCGCCATCGTCGTCGGGGTCGCGGACGACTATCTGCGGCCGATCGTCGTCGACCGGTACGCAGAGATCAGTCCAGCCGTCATCATCCTCGGTGTTCTCGGCGGCATCTACGCGTTCGGGATTATGGGCCTGTTCTTCGGCCCCGTCGTCGTTGGTGCGCTGATCGCGACGCTTTCGGTCATCGACGACCACTACGAACGACTCGAGGGCGGGACCGGAACCGAGTACTGA
- a CDS encoding zinc-binding dehydrogenase, producing MQAVKITAHGGPDVIEYGEYPDPEIDRDEVLVDVKAAALNHLDIWTRRGLPTLDLEMPHVPGSDGAGIVERVGEDVMRFEDGDRVALSAGVGDLRMDDPTLDPNYHVIGEHVPGIHAEYAAIPEDNLIAVPEDVDWTVASSSCLVFQTAWRMLIDRADLEAGETVLVLGASGGVGHAAVQIADYAGAEVYATGSTEEKLEYATEHGADDVCNYEEENFAEWVRAETDGRGVDVVVEHVGAPTWRDSIKSLTTGGRLVTCGGTAGGNPETDIPRIFWNQLQIIGSTMATPGQVDDVMELVWDGTFEPAIREELPMSETARAHEIIENREGFGKVVVRPDSELEQ from the coding sequence ATGCAGGCCGTCAAAATCACCGCTCACGGAGGACCAGACGTCATCGAGTACGGCGAGTACCCCGACCCGGAGATCGATCGCGACGAGGTACTGGTCGACGTGAAAGCCGCCGCGCTCAACCACCTCGACATCTGGACGCGCCGCGGACTGCCAACGCTCGACCTCGAGATGCCACACGTTCCGGGCAGCGACGGCGCGGGGATCGTCGAGAGGGTCGGCGAAGACGTCATGCGATTCGAGGACGGCGACCGCGTCGCCCTGTCGGCCGGCGTCGGCGACCTCCGGATGGACGATCCGACGCTCGACCCGAACTACCACGTCATCGGCGAGCACGTTCCCGGCATCCACGCCGAGTACGCCGCGATCCCCGAGGACAACCTGATCGCTGTCCCCGAAGACGTCGACTGGACAGTCGCCAGCTCGAGTTGCCTGGTCTTCCAGACTGCCTGGCGGATGCTGATCGACCGCGCCGACCTCGAGGCAGGCGAGACAGTCCTCGTGTTGGGTGCAAGCGGTGGCGTCGGCCACGCTGCCGTCCAGATTGCCGACTACGCGGGTGCGGAGGTGTACGCCACCGGCAGTACGGAGGAGAAACTCGAGTACGCCACAGAACACGGCGCGGACGACGTCTGCAACTACGAGGAGGAGAACTTCGCGGAGTGGGTGCGAGCGGAGACGGACGGTCGCGGGGTCGACGTCGTCGTCGAACACGTCGGTGCGCCGACGTGGCGGGATTCGATCAAGAGCCTGACGACGGGTGGTCGGCTGGTCACCTGCGGTGGCACCGCCGGCGGCAATCCAGAGACTGATATCCCGCGAATCTTCTGGAATCAGTTGCAGATCATCGGGTCGACGATGGCCACACCCGGCCAGGTCGACGACGTGATGGAACTGGTCTGGGACGGCACGTTCGAACCTGCGATCAGGGAGGAACTCCCGATGAGCGAGACTGCACGCGCCCACGAGATCATCGAGAACCGCGAGGGTTTTGGCAAGGTCGTCGTTCGGCCGGACAGTGAACTGGAGCAATAA
- the nadA gene encoding quinolinate synthase NadA, producing MVEMETTELETDLSLFKYDNLEQLPTHYRDLEEAERTERIEAALAELDDDVVVLGHNYQRREIVEHADFIGDSYQLSKEAAEADAEYVVFGGVTFMAESADIITDDDQTVILPSMEASCPMAGMAEALQVDSAWAEITAAAPDADIVPITYMNSYADLKAFCASHGGLVCTSSNAHRAFEYAFERGDKVLFLPDKHLGENTAYRLGMEDEIAKWDPWDPDGKDVEEVAESDIILWDGYCQVHERFRETHIEEIRTDHPDAQVVVHPECRREVVEAADVVGSTSTICETVANADPGETWAIGTEIHLTNHLQRWHPEVDVLALCGDACMDCNAMRQIDPNYLTWVLEELVEGRERNVIEVAPEEKELAEVALDRMLEI from the coding sequence ATGGTCGAAATGGAAACAACAGAACTGGAGACCGATCTCAGTCTGTTCAAATACGACAACCTCGAGCAGTTGCCGACCCACTACCGGGACCTCGAGGAAGCTGAACGGACCGAACGTATCGAGGCTGCACTCGCGGAACTCGACGACGACGTCGTCGTCCTCGGACATAACTACCAGCGACGGGAAATCGTCGAACACGCCGATTTCATCGGCGACTCCTACCAACTCTCGAAGGAGGCGGCCGAGGCCGACGCCGAGTACGTCGTCTTCGGCGGTGTGACGTTCATGGCCGAGAGCGCGGACATTATCACCGACGACGACCAGACGGTGATCCTCCCGTCGATGGAGGCATCCTGTCCGATGGCTGGGATGGCCGAAGCGTTACAGGTCGACAGCGCGTGGGCCGAGATTACTGCGGCCGCACCCGACGCCGACATCGTCCCGATCACGTACATGAACTCCTACGCCGACCTGAAAGCCTTCTGTGCGAGCCACGGGGGACTCGTCTGTACGTCCTCGAACGCTCACCGCGCGTTCGAGTACGCCTTCGAACGTGGCGACAAGGTGCTTTTCCTGCCGGACAAACACCTCGGGGAGAACACGGCATACCGGTTGGGCATGGAAGACGAGATCGCCAAGTGGGACCCCTGGGACCCCGACGGCAAAGACGTCGAGGAGGTCGCTGAGAGCGACATCATCCTCTGGGACGGCTACTGTCAGGTGCACGAACGGTTCCGCGAAACACACATCGAGGAGATCCGGACAGACCACCCCGACGCGCAGGTCGTCGTCCACCCCGAATGTCGCCGCGAGGTCGTCGAGGCCGCAGACGTCGTCGGCTCGACGAGCACCATCTGTGAGACCGTCGCAAACGCTGACCCCGGCGAGACGTGGGCGATCGGCACCGAGATCCACCTCACGAACCACCTCCAGCGCTGGCATCCCGAGGTCGATGTCCTGGCGCTGTGTGGCGACGCCTGCATGGACTGTAACGCTATGCGACAGATCGATCCGAACTACCTCACGTGGGTACTCGAAGAGCTCGTCGAGGGCCGAGAACGCAACGTGATCGAAGTCGCGCCCGAAGAGAAAGAACTCGCGGAAGTCGCACTCGACCGCATGCTCGAGATCTAA
- a CDS encoding L-aspartate oxidase, giving the protein MTTTTEHDTTDVLVVGSGIAGCAAALAAASEGSEVLLVTKATRPDGASTDWAQGGISTTRDDPESLEEDILEASDGTADPEAVETLVEHADDAVEDVLVETLEIPFDETDGGEFDYTREAAHSKRRILHVDAATGTHILRPFLHYVDDHERIEVRQDTAALELLTDEGRVRGILTDEETTGKPIYAGATVLATGGIGALYERSTNPDDATGDGIAMAALAGADVTDLEYVQFHPTAYAGDDPFLLSEALRGEGAVLRNANGDRFMDDYHPDADLAPRDIVARAVDAEREETGEVVLDVSPLEGEFEDEFPGIAEKCRDRGIDGDAIPVAPCEHFLCGGVDVDDRGRASLEGLYAVGECARTGVHGANRLASTSLLEGLVWGLRAGEDAASDHEPTVVEAPDLRNSDPDLPDRFAAEKFTRLRQTMDEYLGLERTPDEIARASAVLRRLKGEVDAYVRTRTARDLYELRNATVAALLIARAASENEESVGCHYVEETQPTGETADD; this is encoded by the coding sequence ATGACTACGACTACCGAACACGACACGACGGACGTTCTCGTCGTCGGCAGCGGTATCGCCGGCTGTGCGGCCGCACTGGCCGCCGCGAGCGAGGGCAGCGAGGTACTACTCGTTACCAAAGCAACACGGCCGGACGGCGCGAGCACCGACTGGGCACAGGGCGGCATCTCGACGACCCGCGACGATCCGGAGAGCCTCGAGGAAGACATCCTCGAGGCCAGCGACGGCACCGCCGACCCCGAAGCCGTCGAGACACTCGTCGAACACGCCGACGACGCGGTCGAGGACGTCCTCGTCGAGACTCTCGAGATTCCCTTCGACGAAACCGACGGCGGCGAGTTCGACTACACTCGCGAGGCCGCCCACTCGAAGCGTCGCATTCTCCACGTCGACGCCGCGACGGGAACACACATCCTGCGGCCGTTCCTGCACTACGTCGACGACCACGAACGGATCGAGGTCCGCCAAGACACTGCCGCGCTCGAGTTGCTCACCGACGAGGGTCGAGTCCGTGGCATCCTCACGGACGAAGAAACGACGGGCAAACCGATCTACGCCGGCGCGACCGTCCTCGCAACCGGCGGCATCGGGGCGCTCTACGAACGGTCGACCAACCCCGACGACGCGACCGGCGACGGGATCGCGATGGCCGCGCTGGCTGGTGCAGATGTCACAGACCTCGAGTACGTACAGTTCCATCCGACGGCCTACGCTGGGGACGACCCGTTCTTGCTCTCGGAAGCCCTGCGCGGCGAGGGCGCAGTCCTCCGGAACGCGAACGGCGACCGGTTCATGGACGACTACCATCCCGACGCCGACCTCGCGCCACGGGACATCGTCGCCCGCGCGGTCGACGCCGAACGCGAGGAAACGGGAGAGGTCGTCCTGGACGTGAGTCCCCTCGAGGGCGAGTTCGAGGACGAGTTCCCCGGCATCGCCGAGAAGTGTCGCGACCGCGGGATCGACGGGGACGCGATTCCGGTCGCGCCCTGCGAACACTTCCTCTGTGGCGGCGTCGACGTCGACGACCGCGGCCGCGCGAGCCTCGAAGGGCTGTACGCCGTCGGCGAGTGTGCTCGGACGGGCGTCCACGGCGCGAACCGGCTGGCGAGTACCAGCCTGCTCGAGGGGCTGGTCTGGGGCCTTCGAGCGGGCGAGGACGCCGCCAGTGACCACGAGCCGACCGTCGTCGAGGCCCCCGACCTCCGTAACAGCGATCCAGATCTTCCCGACCGGTTCGCCGCCGAGAAGTTCACCCGACTTCGGCAAACGATGGACGAGTACCTCGGCCTCGAGCGTACCCCCGACGAGATCGCCCGCGCAAGCGCCGTCCTCCGACGGCTCAAAGGCGAGGTCGACGCCTACGTTCGGACGCGAACTGCCCGGGACCTCTACGAACTGCGCAATGCGACCGTCGCGGCCCTGCTGATCGCTCGAGCGGCAAGCGAGAACGAGGAGTCGGTCGGCTGTCACTACGTCGAGGAGACGCAACCGACGGGAGAAACCGCGGACGACTGA
- the nadC gene encoding carboxylating nicotinate-nucleotide diphosphorylase, whose amino-acid sequence MITDTQVERWLREDLGHHDVTNDVPGETTGRLVAKEAGVVAGLEAATAVFDYLDVDVTERLADGTEIDAGDEVLRVEGATREVLRGERVAVNLAGHASGIATRTHEAVQRARTESDDVYIAATRKTTPGLRGLEKRAVVAGGGDTHRLDLSHMVMVKDNHVAEMGLEGAIEHFQERTSFATKIDVEVEHVADTPRAAEAGADVVLLDNMTPAETRNAVEALADYEDVLAEASGGITLETVADYAATGVDVISMGALTHSAPSLDLSFRTGDEG is encoded by the coding sequence ATGATCACCGATACACAGGTCGAACGCTGGCTCCGCGAAGACCTCGGCCACCACGACGTGACCAACGACGTTCCCGGCGAGACGACCGGCCGACTCGTCGCGAAAGAGGCGGGCGTCGTCGCCGGCCTCGAGGCCGCGACAGCCGTCTTCGACTATCTCGATGTCGACGTTACCGAACGACTCGCGGACGGTACTGAAATCGACGCCGGTGACGAGGTCCTTCGCGTCGAGGGAGCCACACGCGAGGTGCTGCGGGGTGAGCGGGTCGCCGTGAACCTGGCGGGTCACGCCTCGGGAATTGCGACGCGAACGCACGAGGCCGTACAGCGCGCACGAACCGAATCCGACGACGTGTACATTGCCGCGACCCGCAAGACTACGCCCGGACTGCGCGGGCTCGAGAAGCGAGCCGTCGTCGCCGGCGGTGGCGACACCCACCGACTCGATCTCTCCCATATGGTGATGGTCAAGGACAACCACGTCGCGGAGATGGGACTCGAGGGTGCGATCGAGCACTTCCAGGAGCGCACCTCCTTCGCGACGAAAATCGACGTGGAGGTCGAACACGTCGCCGACACACCGCGGGCTGCCGAGGCCGGCGCGGACGTCGTCTTGCTGGACAACATGACGCCTGCGGAGACGAGAAACGCCGTCGAAGCCCTCGCCGACTACGAGGACGTGCTGGCGGAGGCAAGCGGCGGGATTACACTCGAGACCGTCGCCGACTACGCCGCGACGGGCGTCGACGTGATCTCGATGGGGGCGCTGACTCACTCCGCGCCGTCGCTGGATCTCTCCTTCCGAACGGGAGACGAGGGATAG
- a CDS encoding 50S ribosomal protein L40e: MPSFDAAENRSLEKMICMRCNARNPADADSCRKCGYKNLRPKAKEPRAA, from the coding sequence ATGCCAAGTTTCGACGCCGCCGAGAACCGATCTCTCGAGAAGATGATCTGCATGCGCTGTAACGCACGCAACCCGGCCGATGCCGACAGTTGCCGAAAGTGCGGGTACAAGAACCTTCGGCCCAAGGCCAAGGAACCGCGCGCTGCGTAA
- a CDS encoding DUF367 family protein yields the protein MECHVYYEGDDDPEKCTARRLEKFDEAILYRKMAQVPYGVVLNPHAEQALSPADREEGLETLVALDCSWESAEEAAFRMNGVHRALPFLVAANPINYGRPFQLTTVEALAGALCLFDEWERAEALLEPFRWGDTFLTLNEEPLQRYSECTDSSEVVAVQDDYLADDEPTD from the coding sequence GTGGAGTGTCACGTCTACTACGAGGGCGACGACGACCCCGAGAAGTGTACCGCACGTCGCCTCGAGAAGTTCGACGAGGCGATCCTCTACCGGAAGATGGCCCAGGTGCCCTACGGGGTCGTCCTCAACCCGCACGCCGAGCAGGCACTCTCGCCGGCCGACCGTGAGGAGGGACTCGAGACGCTCGTCGCCCTCGACTGTTCGTGGGAGTCAGCCGAAGAAGCCGCGTTCCGAATGAACGGCGTCCACCGCGCCCTCCCGTTTCTGGTAGCTGCGAACCCGATTAACTACGGCCGTCCATTCCAGCTAACGACCGTCGAAGCACTCGCCGGCGCGCTCTGTCTCTTCGACGAGTGGGAGCGAGCCGAAGCGCTGCTCGAGCCGTTCCGCTGGGGTGACACGTTCTTGACGCTCAACGAGGAACCCCTGCAGCGGTACAGCGAGTGCACCGACTCGAGCGAGGTCGTCGCCGTCCAGGACGACTACCTAGCGGACGACGAGCCGACGGACTGA
- a CDS encoding ABC transporter substrate-binding protein: MAGVTGLTVSLAGCTSEENGSDVDGAEELAGEVPEIHLVAPTAGANPFRNELASAIEENWEEIGFDVDLEELQFNAHVDEVVVQQDYDASLLGWGGTPERIDPHTFIYDMHHSDNTQEGNRNTPGWEHDEYDDLAELQVTQVDEDERQQTVYEAQEIIAENQPRTYIANEGGYHPYASARVENVDPTLGEGLNSFWNMISATPTDDDTVRFGYPSEIISLNPMQDLATPDRQFVRLLYDQLFRIGPDGFPEPWLATDDPEIEDGGMTYTVELRDDLTFHDGEDLTVNDVEFTYELYADSPTYGDLVEIIDEIDTAGNEITFHLEEQYAPFTANVLGQVYIFPEHIWGDVAPEELTDFEDENWIGSGPFQFRDWERQAELQLEAFDDHFETPNADEFIRIPGEDTSQLVNDLEAGQIDMVGAVPQPTAVDRARDDDDLDLAEFNAIGYAMIEYNTRREPFDDVAVRRALSYGVPKEEYVEFIRDGMGTVTHTTISEHNEFWHNPDVEAFSEDLEAAREELADAGYGWDDGRLHYGAE; this comes from the coding sequence ATGGCTGGCGTGACCGGACTCACGGTCAGTCTCGCTGGATGTACCAGCGAAGAAAACGGGTCCGACGTCGACGGTGCCGAGGAACTCGCGGGGGAAGTGCCGGAGATTCACCTCGTCGCACCGACCGCCGGGGCCAATCCCTTCCGGAACGAACTCGCGTCGGCCATCGAGGAGAACTGGGAGGAGATCGGGTTCGACGTCGACCTCGAGGAGTTACAGTTCAACGCACACGTCGACGAAGTCGTCGTCCAGCAGGACTACGACGCCTCGCTGCTGGGCTGGGGTGGGACGCCCGAACGGATCGACCCTCATACGTTCATCTACGACATGCACCACTCCGACAACACGCAGGAGGGGAACCGAAACACGCCGGGGTGGGAACACGACGAGTACGACGACCTGGCCGAACTACAGGTCACCCAGGTCGACGAGGACGAACGCCAGCAGACCGTCTACGAGGCCCAGGAGATCATCGCCGAGAACCAGCCGCGAACGTACATCGCGAACGAAGGCGGCTACCACCCGTACGCAAGCGCTCGCGTCGAAAACGTCGATCCGACGCTTGGCGAGGGACTCAATTCGTTCTGGAACATGATCTCGGCGACGCCGACCGACGACGACACGGTCCGGTTCGGCTACCCCTCCGAAATCATCTCGCTGAACCCCATGCAAGACCTGGCGACTCCCGACCGCCAGTTCGTCCGCCTGCTCTACGACCAACTGTTCCGCATCGGCCCGGACGGCTTCCCCGAGCCGTGGCTCGCGACGGACGATCCCGAGATCGAAGACGGCGGAATGACCTACACCGTCGAGCTCCGAGACGACCTCACCTTCCACGACGGCGAAGACCTCACCGTCAACGACGTCGAGTTCACCTACGAGCTGTACGCCGACTCGCCGACCTACGGCGACCTCGTCGAGATCATCGACGAGATCGACACCGCCGGCAACGAGATCACGTTCCACCTCGAGGAGCAGTACGCCCCGTTCACGGCGAACGTCCTCGGGCAGGTGTACATCTTCCCCGAACACATCTGGGGCGACGTCGCACCCGAGGAGCTCACGGACTTCGAGGACGAGAACTGGATCGGCAGCGGCCCGTTCCAGTTCCGCGACTGGGAGCGCCAGGCCGAACTCCAACTCGAGGCGTTCGACGATCACTTCGAGACGCCAAACGCCGACGAGTTCATCCGAATCCCGGGCGAGGACACGTCCCAGCTCGTCAACGACCTCGAGGCTGGCCAGATCGACATGGTCGGTGCCGTTCCGCAACCGACCGCGGTCGATCGAGCCAGAGACGACGACGACCTCGATCTCGCCGAGTTCAACGCGATCGGCTACGCGATGATCGAGTACAACACGCGCCGCGAACCGTTCGACGACGTGGCCGTTCGTCGGGCGCTGTCGTACGGCGTTCCCAAAGAAGAGTACGTCGAGTTCATCCGCGACGGCATGGGGACGGTGACCCACACGACGATCTCGGAACACAACGAGTTCTGGCACAACCCCGACGTCGAGGCGTTCTCCGAGGACCTCGAGGCGGCTCGGGAAGAACTCGCCGACGCGGGCTACGGCTGGGACGACGGCCGTCTCCACTACGGCGCGGAGTAG
- a CDS encoding ABC transporter permease, whose protein sequence is MGLRAYVVRRLLQLVVTFWAFFTLLFVLFRMMPGDPTSMFIMDGMTPEQREQRIAELGLDQPLYVQYVEYLQQLLTGDFGQSFIYNDPVIDIITVRFMNTIVLMGTALFFAYVIGITFGALMGWWRDSRFERGGIVVTLMARSSPEFWVGIVLLVVFVFWLGWFPSSGMRTTGGELGGGFVARYGSLDFLHHLFLPALTGAIVYLATPTLLMRSTMLDVLNADFIEIKKAEGLPERTVLYKHAARNSILPIVTVAAIATGAAMGGSVVIETVFNWPGMGREMVSAVNQNDYPLAMAAFFLMGSVVIIMNFVADLLYVYLDPRVEYE, encoded by the coding sequence ATGGGGCTGAGAGCGTACGTCGTTAGGCGTCTCCTCCAGCTCGTCGTGACCTTCTGGGCGTTCTTTACGCTCCTGTTCGTCCTCTTTCGAATGATGCCCGGCGATCCGACGTCGATGTTTATCATGGACGGGATGACGCCGGAGCAACGCGAACAGCGGATCGCAGAGCTCGGGTTAGATCAGCCGTTGTACGTTCAGTACGTCGAGTACTTACAACAACTGCTAACTGGAGACTTCGGACAATCGTTCATCTACAACGATCCCGTCATCGACATCATCACCGTACGGTTCATGAACACGATCGTCCTGATGGGGACGGCGCTGTTTTTCGCCTACGTCATCGGGATCACGTTCGGTGCACTGATGGGGTGGTGGCGCGACTCGCGGTTCGAACGCGGCGGCATCGTCGTGACGCTGATGGCCCGCTCCTCGCCCGAGTTCTGGGTCGGCATCGTCCTCTTGGTCGTGTTCGTCTTCTGGCTCGGCTGGTTCCCCTCGAGCGGGATGCGGACGACCGGAGGCGAACTCGGGGGCGGGTTCGTCGCGAGATACGGGTCGCTCGACTTTCTGCATCACCTGTTCCTTCCGGCGTTGACGGGTGCGATCGTCTACCTGGCGACGCCGACCCTGCTGATGCGCTCGACGATGCTCGACGTGTTAAACGCCGACTTCATCGAGATCAAGAAAGCGGAGGGACTGCCCGAACGGACAGTACTGTACAAACACGCCGCGCGGAACTCGATTCTCCCCATCGTGACGGTCGCCGCGATCGCGACCGGCGCTGCGATGGGTGGTTCGGTCGTCATCGAGACAGTGTTCAACTGGCCCGGCATGGGCCGGGAGATGGTGAGTGCGGTCAACCAGAACGACTACCCGCTCGCTATGGCGGCGTTTTTCCTCATGGGATCAGTCGTGATAATAATGAATTTCGTCGCTGACCTGCTATACGTCTACCTCGATCCGAGGGTGGAGTACGAATGA
- a CDS encoding ABC transporter permease, with the protein MSTERTSPVDAATATIGDGVSYVQTKLEVFEGDRLGQIGLVILAVFLFVGIFARPYTLELLDLTIPGLAPHDPTERAVGGRLEGPSADHPFGTTDMGRDVLSQLIAGTRVTLLVGSLAAFMAVFIGTNVGLISAYFGGWVDDTLMRITDVVYGVPFLPFAIVLVAILGSSLFNIILAIVLILWRSTARVIRSQVLSHKQRPYVESAQAIGAGHVRIMYRHILPNVLPLTFLYAAFAVAWAVIAEASLSFLGFGDPDMLSWGEMIYNVYTANAIREAWWWVFPPGIAIMLFVMAVFFIGRTLEKEVNPELQHQ; encoded by the coding sequence ATGAGTACCGAACGAACCTCCCCGGTCGACGCCGCAACCGCCACCATCGGCGACGGCGTCAGCTACGTCCAGACGAAACTCGAGGTCTTCGAGGGAGACCGCCTCGGCCAGATCGGTCTGGTCATCCTGGCAGTCTTCCTCTTCGTCGGGATCTTCGCCCGGCCGTATACGCTCGAGTTGCTGGATCTCACGATCCCGGGGCTCGCACCGCACGACCCCACCGAACGGGCCGTTGGCGGGCGACTCGAAGGGCCGTCGGCCGACCATCCGTTCGGGACGACCGACATGGGTCGGGACGTGCTCTCGCAGTTGATCGCGGGGACTCGCGTGACGCTGCTTGTCGGGAGCCTCGCGGCCTTCATGGCCGTGTTCATCGGGACGAACGTCGGCCTGATCAGCGCCTACTTCGGCGGCTGGGTCGACGACACGTTGATGCGAATCACCGACGTCGTCTACGGCGTCCCGTTCCTGCCCTTTGCGATCGTCCTGGTGGCGATCCTTGGCAGCAGTCTCTTCAACATCATCCTCGCGATCGTGTTGATCCTGTGGCGATCGACGGCGCGGGTGATCCGTTCGCAGGTGTTGAGTCACAAACAGCGGCCGTACGTCGAGAGCGCACAAGCGATTGGAGCCGGTCACGTACGGATCATGTACCGGCACATCCTCCCGAACGTCTTGCCGCTTACCTTCCTGTATGCGGCCTTCGCGGTCGCGTGGGCGGTCATCGCCGAGGCGAGCCTCTCGTTTCTCGGCTTTGGCGACCCCGACATGCTCTCGTGGGGTGAGATGATCTACAACGTCTACACCGCCAACGCGATCCGCGAGGCCTGGTGGTGGGTCTTCCCGCCGGGCATCGCGATCATGCTGTTCGTGATGGCAGTGTTCTTCATCGGTCGCACGCTCGAGAAAGAGGTCAATCCGGAGCTCCAACATCAATAA